From the genome of Streptomyces xanthophaeus:
ACGGTGAGGTCGCTCGCCAGTGCGTCCTGCAGTTTTGCCCGTGTCAGGTCTGCGCCCGTGAGGTCGGTGCCTCGAAGGTCGGCCAGTCTCAGGTCCGCGCCGGCGAACTTGGTGCCGAGGCCCCGTGCCTTGCGCAGATTGGCCTCGCGTAGATCGGCGTCGGAGAAGTCTGCGTCGCCGAGGTCGGCCCTGACCATGCGAGCGCCGCGCAGGTCGGCTTCGATGCAGCGGCTCTGGTGGAGAATCGACGTCCCGAGCTCCACGTGGCGCATGTTGGCCGCGATCAGCGATGCCTTGGTCAGGTTGACCTGGTAGATACTCGCCGCTTCCAGGCATGCACCGTCGAAGTTGACGTGGTGCAGCCACAGTCCGTCGCAATCGGACCGGCGCAGGTCGGTATAGCTGACGTTGAGCCAGTCGGGCCGGCGTTCCCGGCACAGGACTCCGAGACCGGTGAGCGCCACCTGGGCATCCGCGGCACGGGTCTCCAGCGGAGGCACGGAGTTGATGGCGGTATCCGCTGCGGGGGAGTCCTGCCCGTGCGGAGGCCATGGCAAGTGGGTCCGAAGGAACGCCGCGTGATCGATATGACCGCTTCACGGTCGTGAGGCGAATGGTCCGCGATGCGCCACAGCGCGTAGAGAGCGCCGATCCGTACGTCCAGCTTCTCGCTGCCGAGCTGATCGACTGCCCGGCTGAAGCGGTCGGTGATGTGGCCTTCCCGGGTGGCGTTCAATCCCTCCTGGCTGACCCTCAACTGCCGCCAGGTGGCGTACGCCCCGAAGAGGAGGACAGCGCCACCGGCTGCCTGCAGAAGCGTCGTGCGCACACTGTTGACGGCTCCGAGCCGTTCAGCGGCCGTGATCCGGGCACCCGCCAGATCGCGGTCGACCACAAGCCCCGGCAGCACCACGACGACTACGGCCAGCACAGCCAACACGGCCAGCACCGCCCCCGTGGTGAGGAGTGCGTTGCCGGCCCTACGGCGTCGCAAGGCGCCCGGTATCCGGCGGCCATGAGTAGATCCCCCCCGTATCCATGCGCACATGATCGCAGGGCGCCCCGGAAGCCGGTGTACCCATCCGGTCAGAGCACTACTGAACTTGAAAGTGTGATGTCGGGGCAGACGAAGGCATCCTGGCTGCCCTGTCCGGATCGTGGTCCCCTCGTCCGCCGTCTCCAAAATCGTTTGCTGCTGGCGCATAGTCTGCGCTGATACTGCGGCGTGAGCAGAATCGCGCAGGTCATCGTGTTGGCGCCGTACGCGGACGAGGTCATGGAACCGCTGACGCGGCCGGACGACTCGCGCAGCTGGCAGGGCTGCTTCGAGCCGCTCGGCCTGTTCGTCGGCGGGTGGGTGATCGAGTTCGAGCGGATGCGCCCCCGGTCCGGGTTGCTTCGACACCTGGAGTCCCTGGCATGGCCGCACCCGGAGAGTGTGCAGGTGCTGATTCACGACGAGGAGGACGACTGCTTCGGGCTGTGGATGATGCAGGAGGGCGTCCTGACAGAGGTGCAGCTTCCTGGCCACAGGCGTTTCTATACTGCCGCGCCGGCCACGGATGAGTTCCCGCCCGAGCCCGGCCTGCTGTGGCGGCCGGAGACAGCGGAGACAGCCATTCCAGGCTGGATCTTTACCTCGCGCCAGGACCAGCGTCCTGCCTGGTAAAACTCATCAATCGAAGCAATGCCGTTGAGGCCGGGGTCACTCAACCATCTGCAGGCCAGCCTGGATGAGGCAGCGGTCGATCAGGTGTGGGCGGTACTGGATCTTCTTAAGGCGGGTTCGAACGGTCTTGGCCAGGTGGTCGACGTTGGCGACGGCGAGGTTGCCGATGCCGTGTTTGACCAGGGCCCAGATGCCTTCCTGCGGGTTGAGATCGGGTGCGTGGGAAGGCAGTTGGAAGACGGTCAGCCACTCCTCGTTGGCGGCGATGAACTCCTTCATCGGCGGCATGAGGTGGGTGGAGAGGTTGTCCCGGACCAGGACAATCGGGCCGCCGAGCTGGGCGCGGGCTCGCAGGATCAGGTCGCGGTAGTCCTGCCATGTGAAAGCCTTGCGCTCGCCCTTGCGGCCGCGGTGTAAGCGGAAGCCGTAGATCATGCGGGAGCGGTGGCTGCCGTGTAGCAGGCCATTCCGGCCATCGAGACCCGCCCGGAACCTCTGCCGCGGACGCGGACGACCGGCGTGCAGCCCACGCGGCCCCAGGTCCTGGCGCGCGGCGGTTTCATAGTCTGCCCGGCCTCGTCCCAGACTTCCTTGCGCCACAGCTCGACCGCCTGATCGTCGCGCTCGATGGCCCTGCGGGCCGACTGCTGCCAGGACCAGCCGTGGCGCTTGAGCAGTGCCCAGGTTCCCTCGACGGTGTAGCCGACATGGAACAGCCGGCCAATCAGCGTCTTCACCCGGGCCGGCGTCCAGCGCTGATCCTCCCAGCCGTGAGCCAGCGGGCCTTGTTCCAACTCACGCTCCAGCCTGGCGATCTGTTTATCGCTGAGCCTCGGACGACCAGGCGACCCCTTCGACAGACTCCGCCTTCACCTCGCTCACGCCACTGCCTGCGCCATCGCTCCACCGACCGCTCGCTCACCCGCAGCGCGCGGGCGATCTCCCTGTTCTTCTCCCCGCCCTCGAAGCGTTCCACGGCCTGCAGCCGGATCCGCTCCTGCGCGTCCCTCTCGGCGTCGGTCAACCCGCCGCCCTGCGCGTACCTCACGACCCCAGAGGTAGCGGAGTCGCCCAGCAGCTGTCAGGCGAACGGCGCCGAAGGCCGTCTCTTTCGGATCTTGCCTGACCCGCGCCGCCCGAGATCCGGCTCATCGACCTGACCGAGGCCGGCGATGGAGTGACATACCGGCGCGGGGGCGGGCAGGCGGTCCTCGCCGCGACGGCCGGTGACTTCCGGATCTACCGGGCGGCAAAGCCAGTTGACGTCGCTCTCTGCCCCGAGCCGCTGCCCGCGGCTTCCCGCGGCGACGAGCGGTTCTGCTGCGCGCAAGGCCGCCGAGCCGGTGCGAAGCTGTCACTCCTAACGCTACGCCGTGCCGGAGTCACCGGCCCGTCGAATGACGGGGTCCAGAAAACGCCCATCGAACGCGGTGTCCGCGAAGGGAAAGGGCCACCGTGCATGGCATTTCACTCCGGGCCCCGCAGTAATCGGGGGATGCGGGACCGGAGGTTCACCCCGGCCTCACTGAACGTGAAACCGAGGCGTGCAGCCGTCCTTCCGTGGTCGATCCGCCAGAAAGTACGGGCCGCCAGACACCGGACCAGTGGCAGCTGTTCGTCGGATCATTCGGCGATGTCGACACCGTAGCTGCGTGCGACCGCAGCGAGGTCGCGGTCGTATCCCTGGCCAACTGCACGGAAGCGCCACAGCGGACCCCGTCTGTAGAGCTCGGCGAGGATCAATGTGCGTTCGGTCGTAGCCGCGTCCAGGGTGGACTGGGCCAGGCGGGTGGTGTCGGCGCCTGCCGCCAGGGTGATGTGGACGGGGCCGATGTCGCCGAATGCCGTGCCGCCGTCGATGGCAGCGACCACGACCACCTTGCGGGCTGCGGGCGGCATGGAAGCGAGGTCGACAACGATCGTCTGCTCGGTGGGCCCGTCGCTCAGGAGCCGCACAGCACCATCGGGGCTCTCAGGGGCTCCGTAGAACACGAAGTCTTCGTCGCGTGACACCTGTTCGTCACTGTCGACGGTGAACGCGACGACGTCGATCTCGCAGCCGGTCTGTTGTGCCCAGGTGGCGGACACGTTCCACTGTGCCGTAGGGCTGCCTGCGCTGGGGAGGTCGACAACGCCTCCCCGAGGCAGGACCCGAGGCGATGGGGCCACTTCACGTGTGTGTGCGGGAGGTGCGCCGGCCGTGGACGCGGTCAGCCACTCAGGTTGATGAACCGGCAACTGGAGCGATGTGATCCGAGCCATCCGCCGATCACGCTCGCCACCTGCGAGGAGGACCGCATCGGTGACACTGGCGGAGAGGTTGACGGCAGCAGCTCCTCCGAGAGCCACGACACGGGCCCTGGCGTCCGCCGCGTCCTGGTGCAGGCCTCCCAGCACCAGAACCCGCCGCCCCGCCAGCCGTCCCTGCGAGGCAGCCCCATCGTGCCGGGGAGTCGGGACGTCCGGAGCCACTTCGGCCGGTGGGGGAGCGGGGCTGACGACCAGGTCGGCGCCCGGGGACCCGCCGTCGGGCGAGGTTCCTGGACGTACGTCGCCCAACAGCTTGAGGAAGGTTCGCTCGTCGAGCAGAGGTACTCCCTCGTCGAGCGCTCGTCGTGCCTTCGCAGACGTGGACACCGGATCGTTGGTCACGAGGACGCTCGTGAACCGGCTGACCGAGCCCATCACGTTCAGCCCGGCAGCGACCGCCTGCGCGACGAGCTCGGCCCGTGCGGTATCGGTGTCGCCCGTGATCACGATCTTCATTCCCTGCCCGAGCGCGCCTCCGGGAGCCAGTCGGCCGGGATTCCGGAATGCGCACGGCGTCTTGGGCGGCTTCGGAGTGAACCGTGGGTCCTGCCGTGGCGGACAGGACACCAGCGGCAGAGACAGATCGAGCCGGGCAGCCTCCCGCAGAGAGGCTCGTAGAATCCCGGCCAGCACATGGGTGTCGTCCAGGGCGTCATGCGCCTTCTTCTGAGCCACGCCGTAGTGGGCTGCGAGCGTGCCGAGCCGGAGGTCGGCCGTCGGTGGGTCCACCCGCCTGTTCAGCGCCAGAGTGCACAGGCGCCGTGAGACCGGCAGATGCGACCGGGCCCGGGCGAACTCGTGTGCCAGGAAGTCGTAGTCGAACTGAGCGTTGTGGGCCACCATGATGCGGTCTTGGAGCATCGCGCCGATGCGGTCGGCGACCTGGTCGAAGGTCGGCGCGTCACTCAGCACTTCGGCGGTCAGGCCGTGCACGTGTACGGGGCCCGGGTCGCAGCCGGGGTTGAGCAGGGTCGTGAACTCGCCGGTCTGTTGACCGTCAGGCCCGAGGGTCACCACGGCGATCGACAGCACCCGGTCCCGCCTCGGTATCAGGCCCGACGTCTCCACATCCACCAGCGCCCAAGGAAAGGCGTAGCCATTCGGATCGGCAGCGTTCAAGACGGTGGAGGCGAGAGTCATAGGGAGAACAACTATCCGGCCTGTAGGTCACTTTCAACCTGAATGCCAAGATTTCCCCTCCGCAACCGGACAGCCGCTGCGGCCGCCCGTGCCGAACGCGTCGTTCGCGACCATCCGCTCGATGCCGGCGGCGTAGGCCTCGCCGTTGCGGTGCCCGCAGCCGGACGTGAGGTCGGCCGGGACGGGCAGGGTCATCGGCGGTCGGGGGAGTCCTCCCGGGTGGCGAGGTGATCGGTGGAGGCAGACGCTGACGAGGCCTGCAGCAGCAGGTCGCGCAGTGCCGTGGCGGTGTCCGACGGCTCGGTGGGGGTGAGGACGACCTGGTCGGCGGTGGTCGAAGGGCCGGTGAGGGGGATGATCCGCAGGCCGGGCGGCTCGTGGTCGAGGGCGGATTCGACGGTGATGCCGATGCCCGTACCGGCCGCGACATGAGCGGCGATGGCGTGCACGCTGTCGGCGGTCCTGATGATGCGCAGGTCGGCTCCGCCGATGTGGAAGGCGGACAGGAGGCGGTCGCAGAGGCCGCTGTTGATCTGGTGGGGCCAGGTGAGCAGGCCGGTGGTGGACAGCTCGGCCGCGCTCAGTTCGGAGCGCCCGGCGAGCGGGTGGGCCGCGGGTACGAGCGCCATGAACCGCTCGGTGGACAGCACCCTCGCGCGTACTCCCGTGACGTCGCCGGTCGCCCAGCCGATGCCCAGACCGATCGTCTCCGCCCGCAGGGCGGTGACCTGGGCCGTGGTCGGCATGGTCTCCGGCACGATCGTCACGTCGGGGAAACGGTCGCGCAGCTGTGGCAGGCAGCGCAACAGCAGCTGGTGGCCGGTGTATTCGGCGTGGGCGACGACGAGGGTGGTGCCGCTGCGGTCACCCGCGGCCAGGGAGCGTCCGCGCTGCTGGAAGCGGCGCAGCTGGGCCAGGGCGGCGTGGGCGTCGGGCAGCAGCGCTTCGCCGAGACCGGTCAGGGACACGCGGCGGCTGGTGCGGTGGAACAGCCGCCCGCCCAGGGTGCTTTCCAGTCGCCTGACGGCGTCGCTGACGGTGGGCTGCCCCCGGTGGAGGCGCGCGGCGGCGCGGCCGAAGTGGAGCTCTTCCGCGACCGCGACGAATGCTTCCAGTTCCATTCTGTCCACGAGAGCAGACTAACGCGATCGATCGGTGTGACCGATCGCTGCGTGCCGATGTTCGGCGTTGATGCCATGGCGTACGGAGGCTGTGATGGGTGGGCAGGCAGGGATTTCCCCACGACCGGAAGTAGCGAAGAGCACATGACAGTCAATGAAGTCGCCCGTGAGCACGATGCGCCGACGGCCACGGTGACGGTGGTCCACCACTCGGTGCACGGGCACACCCGGGTCCTGGCCGAGCACCTCGCCGACGGGGCGCGGCTGGTGCAGGGAGTCCGGGTGCATCTCGTCGAGATCCGGCCCGAGGACGTCGTCGCGGGCCGGTGGCACGATGCGGAGGTACTGGCGCTGCTCGACCGTTCCGATGCGATCGTCTTCGGCTGCCCGACGCTGATGGGCAGTGTGTCGGCGGTGTTCAAGGCGTTCATGGAAGCGGCGTTCACGCCGTTCACGACGCAGGCGTGGAAGGACAAGCTGGCCGGAGCGTTCACCATGTCCGCCTCGCAGAGCGGTGACAAGCTCGCGGTCCTGGAGCAACTGGCGGTCTTCGGCGCGCAGATGGGCATGCAGTGGATCGGCGTGGGTGACATGCCGGGCAACAACTGGAGCGGTGGCACCCGCGACGATGTGAACCGTCTGGGCTCGTGGCTGGGTCTGATGAGCCAGAGCCACGCCGACCAGGGGCCGGAGCGGGCCGGATCGCGCGGCGACCTGATCACCGCGGAGCGGTACGGCGAGCGGATCGCCCGGCTGACCCAGCGTTGGGTCAATGCCGTGCCGTACGACACTCCCCGGATGACCGAGCACGAGGCGCGCGCCCTGTCGGCCTCCTTCAGGGAGACGGACGACGCACCGGCAGCGCTGACCGGCGCATGACCTCGTGGATCGCCCGGTGCGGCGGGAGCGGACGCAGTTCGCCGGAGCGGGCCCGGGCCCGCTCCGGCGCCCGGGCCGGCGCCCCCGTCCGAAGCCCTCGCGGGCCTGGGGGAGCAGGCGGGTTCCCCCGCCCGCGGCGGCCCCGGCCGAACGGTCAGGCGTGCAGGACGCCGGTGCCCAGCAGCCCGAAGAGGAGAACGCCGATGACGATCCGGTAGACGACGAAGGCGTTGAACGAGTGCTTGGCGACGAACTTCAGGAGCCAGGCGATCGAGGCATAGGCGACGGCGAAGGACACGGCGG
Proteins encoded in this window:
- a CDS encoding pentapeptide repeat-containing protein translates to MALTGLGVLCRERRPDWLNVSYTDLRRSDCDGLWLHHVNFDGACLEAASIYQVNLTKASLIAANMRHVELGTSILHQSRCIEADLRGARMVRADLGDADFSDADLREANLRKARGLGTKFAGADLRLADLRGTDLTGADLTRAKLQDALASDLTVWPTGFDVHGAGVVMVEDPGAESSILLPAAAIARNVPPLRSA
- a CDS encoding TerD family protein, with the protein product MTLASTVLNAADPNGYAFPWALVDVETSGLIPRRDRVLSIAVVTLGPDGQQTGEFTTLLNPGCDPGPVHVHGLTAEVLSDAPTFDQVADRIGAMLQDRIMVAHNAQFDYDFLAHEFARARSHLPVSRRLCTLALNRRVDPPTADLRLGTLAAHYGVAQKKAHDALDDTHVLAGILRASLREAARLDLSLPLVSCPPRQDPRFTPKPPKTPCAFRNPGRLAPGGALGQGMKIVITGDTDTARAELVAQAVAAGLNVMGSVSRFTSVLVTNDPVSTSAKARRALDEGVPLLDERTFLKLLGDVRPGTSPDGGSPGADLVVSPAPPPAEVAPDVPTPRHDGAASQGRLAGRRVLVLGGLHQDAADARARVVALGGAAAVNLSASVTDAVLLAGGERDRRMARITSLQLPVHQPEWLTASTAGAPPAHTREVAPSPRVLPRGGVVDLPSAGSPTAQWNVSATWAQQTGCEIDVVAFTVDSDEQVSRDEDFVFYGAPESPDGAVRLLSDGPTEQTIVVDLASMPPAARKVVVVAAIDGGTAFGDIGPVHITLAAGADTTRLAQSTLDAATTERTLILAELYRRGPLWRFRAVGQGYDRDLAAVARSYGVDIAE
- a CDS encoding LysR family transcriptional regulator, producing the protein MELEAFVAVAEELHFGRAAARLHRGQPTVSDAVRRLESTLGGRLFHRTSRRVSLTGLGEALLPDAHAALAQLRRFQQRGRSLAAGDRSGTTLVVAHAEYTGHQLLLRCLPQLRDRFPDVTIVPETMPTTAQVTALRAETIGLGIGWATGDVTGVRARVLSTERFMALVPAAHPLAGRSELSAAELSTTGLLTWPHQINSGLCDRLLSAFHIGGADLRIIRTADSVHAIAAHVAAGTGIGITVESALDHEPPGLRIIPLTGPSTTADQVVLTPTEPSDTATALRDLLLQASSASASTDHLATREDSPDRR
- a CDS encoding flavodoxin family protein, with amino-acid sequence MTVNEVAREHDAPTATVTVVHHSVHGHTRVLAEHLADGARLVQGVRVHLVEIRPEDVVAGRWHDAEVLALLDRSDAIVFGCPTLMGSVSAVFKAFMEAAFTPFTTQAWKDKLAGAFTMSASQSGDKLAVLEQLAVFGAQMGMQWIGVGDMPGNNWSGGTRDDVNRLGSWLGLMSQSHADQGPERAGSRGDLITAERYGERIARLTQRWVNAVPYDTPRMTEHEARALSASFRETDDAPAALTGA